CATGGAAGCCACGGCGGTTTTCAATCTCCCAACCCAGCAGCGCTTAGCCGTACCCTCTTTGGGAGCCCTTGTGACTGCGGTGGGGGTGTGGTCACTGTCCGCCCTAACACCTACACGAGAACGATCGATTGTACGGACAGGACGGCCTACCTCGCTTACCGTCATACAGCCACAGGCATCTCCAAACAATCTTGGGAATGCGTAAGAAAACCCCGAGTCATCCCTCCAAATGGTGACCAGCCTGGGCCCTGCCCCACTGATTGCAAGTACCTTGAGGCCTTGCACTCTACATGCTACAGCTCCACCCAGCAGTGTAGTAGTGCCTCAGGGACAGTATATCTTACTGCATTGCAGGAGAGGGAATACGCTGGCTCTGTTGGGGGTGATTGGGGACTAAACCCCAGCTCTCGTGGTACCACTAACAAACATGCTCAGGCTTCTTGCCGCaaggaaaatattggaaagaaTGTCTGTTGGCCCCCCCGCGCACCCGTCCACATTTCTGATGGGGGTGGCCCCACGGATCAGATTAGAGAATTTGAGGTAAGGGAACGTATAAACGAGATTGTTAGAAGCATGTACCCCCCTGTTCATCATCACCCGCTCGCACTGCCAAAATCCAGGGGGACGGACCTCGATGTCCAGACCTCGGAAATTCTTGAAGCTACGCTCAAGGCTCTTAATTTTTCTAATCCCGAATTAGCAACAAATTGTTGGCTGTGCATGGCCCTTGGCATGCCTATGCCCCTAGCTATTTTGTCTAAAAATGGTTCTACTTCTACAAATTGCACCCTCAGCCCGCCTTTTAGGATTCAGCCCGTAGTTTTCCGTCCCTCCCCCTGTATTCAAGCCCCATTCCGGAACTCTACCTTCGATATTGATGTTGGCTTCGCGACCTTTGCCAACTGCTCTGAAATCCTTAATCACACTTTTCAGGAACCCCTCTGCCCACTAACAGGTCAACTCTTTGTCTGCGGGGGCAATATGGCCTACTCTGCCCTCCCCCAGAATTGGACAGGACTTTGCACACAAATATCAATCCTCCCCGATATTGACATTATTCCAGGGGATGAACCTGTCCCACTGCCCAGTCTAGATTACATTGCTGGGAGACCTAAGAGGGCCGTGGTATTTATCCCCCTTCTTGTGGGACTCGGAATAACGGGGGCGCTTGCCACCGGCACGGCCGGTCTGAGTGTCGCCGTAGACTCCTATACAAAATTGTCCCATCAATTGATTAATGATGTGCAAACCCTCTCGGGGACTATAAATGACCTTCAAGACCAGATTGATTCTCTGGCAGGAGTTGTTCTTCAAAATAGGAGAGGCCTAGATTTACTAACGGCAGAACAAGGGGGAATTTGTTTAGCCTTACAAGAAAGGTGTTGCTTTTATGCAAACAAATCTGGGATAGTTCGGGATAAAATCAAAAAACTACAGGAGGATCTGGTTAAAAGACGCAAAGAACTTTTCGAAAATCCCCTCTGGAGTGGCTTGAATGGAGTCCTCCCatatctcctccctctccttggaCCCTTGATTGGTCTCCTCCTACTTCTTTCTTTTGGGCCCTGGGCTTTTAGTAGACTAACCTCTTTCATTAAAACGCAGATTGAGGCTTCTCTTAAAAGCCCTATCAATATCCATTATCATCGCCTGGCACTTCTGGAGAACCCTGCAGACAACGAGGAGGACGGACTTCAGTTCTCCAAGCTTGTGCAGTCAGAGTCCCGTTGCATGCGGTGGTGGAAGGCCTTTAGGGAATAAACACGGAGCGGCAGCTGTGAGAGTGCCCATGACGGGAATATTGAGGCCCCATATATCAGGATCATAGGCGCGGCTGCAGTTGTTCCCTATGACGGGAGTAGAGCAAGGCCGTGGCTGTTCGGCCACGTAGATCCCCTTGCTTAGCCTAAGACAGGGTCATCTGCCGAAAAAGCGCTCTGAATATGGAAACCAGCCTCATAGCCTAAGACAGGCCTCTCACCCGCCCGCATATTTTAATTTCAGTCCGCCCGCATGTTTTAATTTTAGTCAAAAGGGGGACATGTCGGGGACTGAGGCCCCCCACCTGTACCTCCTCTAACCTGCTTGCTTTCGTCCCGCCTGAGAAGAAAAACCGCACCCCACGATCCCgtggagagataagagaagggactgcCTGAGGCTATGCAAACATACCAATGCGGGACCTGGTGAAGCAGTAGATGTTATGTAAACACAGATAGCCAAAGTACGATGTCCTAAGATAGAGCTGGCCCACCACGGAATTTGCTTGgaatctctttgtcttttctctatataagTTTGCAACCCTGATAATAAAATCAGACCTTGCTTACCACCCCTTTGGTCTCACTCCTCTTTTCACCCATCCCCTTCAGGTAGGCGTTCTCCTCGATCCCCCCACTCATACTGGCCCTGCAGGTCAgggcactccctcactcaaaacaaagtcaagtttcaTTTGGTAATTGAGAAGTAGAGTAGGAAAAGCAGA
The DNA window shown above is from Notamacropus eugenii isolate mMacEug1 chromosome 2, mMacEug1.pri_v2, whole genome shotgun sequence and carries:
- the LOC140522799 gene encoding uncharacterized protein, which produces MNTEGIEENVRNRNGNKVCDAGAKVTGKVRKWTNDCDISTLDQASTRLQIPAKELTPRMGPPEVETTLQPISHQKVSRKGLSDLGERGAQSSPGTNTVLAPANQEQALGVTESAAVVVMVTEAEATATSGTISPQMFATLIIKSDLAYHPFGLTPLFTHPLQVGVLLDPPTHTGPAGQGKWRPDVGLEVRTSARRTNIERRFVATPSFSSLMKSPCVLEMTILAFLLLLHGSHGGFQSPNPAALSRTLFGSPCDCGGGVVTVRPNTYTRTIDCTDRTAYLAYRHTATGISKQSWECVRKPRVIPPNGDQPGPCPTDCKYLEALHSTCYSSTQQCSSASGTVYLTALQEREYAGSVGGDWGLNPSSRGTTNKHAQASCRKENIGKNVCWPPRAPVHISDGGGPTDQIREFEVRERINEIVRSMYPPVHHHPLALPKSRGTDLDVQTSEILEATLKALNFSNPELATNCWLCMALGMPMPLAILSKNGSTSTNCTLSPPFRIQPVVFRPSPCIQAPFRNSTFDIDVGFATFANCSEILNHTFQEPLCPLTGQLFVCGGNMAYSALPQNWTGLCTQISILPDIDIIPGDEPVPLPSLDYIAGRPKRAVVFIPLLVGLGITGALATGTAGLSVAVDSYTKLSHQLINDVQTLSGTINDLQDQIDSLAGVVLQNRRGLDLLTAEQGGICLALQERCCFYANKSGIVRDKIKKLQEDLVKRRKELFENPLWSGLNGVLPYLLPLLGPLIGLLLLLSFGPWAFSRLTSFIKTQIEASLKSPINIHYHRLALLENPADNEEDGLQFSKLVQSESRCMRWWKAFRE